The following are encoded together in the Bacillus sp. V2I10 genome:
- a CDS encoding FAD-dependent oxidoreductase — protein MYEWTIIGGGVQGVTMATFLLQSNKTSSDKLRIIDPHSGPLENWERCTQAISMPFLRSPSVHHIEINPFGLERFAKQIQGESFYGRFKRPSLAVFKQHCDLLYNDLNMKECWIQGRVKEVQKIGQGWEVDYGNGNMITTKNIVIAIGVGEQPHWPDWAITLKDDSFDIYHVFEDDFNIEALSGPIVIIGGGMTAAHLVNKMANIFPGEVTMVKRHPFRVKLFDSDPGWLGPKKQRSFRDDPDYSSRRLKIMNARHRGSITQDLHMKLHHLKRRGHIDWVEEEITAYKQIEDGTLLITKDGKEIYAQSVVLATGFQPTTPGQEWIAPLMKRERLRCADCGYPIVTDGLKWAEGLYVTGALAELQIGPIARNISGARQAAAQILSGI, from the coding sequence ATGTATGAATGGACCATTATTGGAGGGGGAGTGCAAGGAGTTACAATGGCTACCTTCCTCCTTCAGAGCAATAAAACGTCATCTGATAAGCTACGCATCATTGACCCCCATTCTGGCCCTCTTGAAAACTGGGAAAGGTGTACTCAAGCGATATCAATGCCATTTTTGAGATCTCCATCTGTTCATCATATTGAAATAAATCCGTTCGGTCTCGAGCGGTTTGCCAAACAGATTCAAGGTGAATCGTTTTATGGACGGTTTAAAAGACCATCATTGGCTGTATTTAAGCAACATTGTGATCTCTTATACAACGATCTAAATATGAAAGAATGTTGGATTCAAGGACGTGTTAAAGAGGTTCAAAAAATAGGTCAAGGTTGGGAAGTCGATTATGGAAACGGAAACATGATCACAACCAAAAATATTGTCATTGCTATTGGGGTTGGAGAGCAGCCTCATTGGCCTGATTGGGCTATAACGCTAAAAGACGATTCCTTTGACATTTATCATGTATTTGAGGATGATTTTAATATTGAAGCACTATCTGGCCCAATTGTAATCATTGGGGGAGGGATGACAGCAGCTCATCTCGTCAATAAAATGGCAAACATATTTCCTGGTGAAGTAACCATGGTAAAAAGGCACCCTTTCAGAGTCAAACTGTTTGATAGTGATCCAGGTTGGCTTGGACCGAAGAAGCAACGTTCATTTAGGGATGATCCAGATTATTCAAGCCGACGCTTGAAGATTATGAATGCCAGACATCGAGGATCAATTACTCAAGATCTTCACATGAAACTTCATCATTTAAAAAGACGCGGGCATATTGACTGGGTAGAGGAAGAAATTACAGCTTATAAGCAAATTGAAGATGGAACATTATTAATTACTAAAGACGGTAAAGAGATTTATGCTCAATCAGTTGTGCTGGCAACTGGTTTTCAGCCTACAACGCCAGGACAAGAATGGATTGCCCCCCTAATGAAAAGAGAACGACTGAGATGTGCCGATTGCGGTTATCCGATTGTAACAGACGGTCTTAAATGGGCTGAAGGTTTGTACGTAACCGGTGCTTTAGCTGAGCTTCAAATTGGCCCAATTGCCAGGAATATTTCTGGGGCGAGACAGGCTGCAGCACAAATCTTATCAGGCATTTAA
- the rpsN gene encoding 30S ribosomal protein S14 yields the protein MAKKSKVAKEKKRQEMVGKYRELRIELKEKGDYEALRRLPRDSSPTRLKNRCAITGRPRGYLRKFKLSRIAFREYAHKGQIPGVKKASW from the coding sequence GTGGCAAAAAAATCAAAAGTTGCAAAAGAAAAAAAGCGCCAAGAGATGGTTGGAAAATATAGAGAACTACGAATTGAGCTAAAAGAAAAAGGTGATTATGAAGCATTAAGAAGGCTCCCAAGAGACTCTTCTCCAACTCGATTAAAGAACAGATGCGCAATAACTGGTAGGCCAAGAGGCTATTTAAGAAAGTTTAAACTTTCGAGAATTGCTTTCCGTGAATATGCTCACAAGGGGCAGATTCCCGGCGTTAAGAAAGCTAGTTGGTAA
- a CDS encoding ABC transporter ATP-binding protein, giving the protein MKDEKISIDQLMVSLSGKVILEDITSHIKEGKITVLLGVNGSGKSTLLKAISNLIPSKSGHVYLDGKAISTMPTRMVAKKMAMLPQTHDANLNMTVYELLEQGRFPHVGALKMLRKQDHMAIEHALKLTNLFLFKDRPMDELSGGERQRAWLSLALAQSTDVLLLDEPTTFLDVHHQIVLLDLIRQLNRDEGKTIIMVLHDINHALKYADDVLIIKDKQIYDKGDPKVVLNERTLQEVYGIKASLFEDRVSKEWVCVPYGITDH; this is encoded by the coding sequence GTGAAAGATGAAAAAATTAGCATAGATCAGCTAATGGTCTCTTTAAGTGGGAAGGTTATTCTAGAAGATATCACCTCACACATTAAAGAGGGGAAAATTACGGTTTTACTAGGAGTAAACGGGAGTGGTAAATCCACTCTTCTCAAAGCCATTTCGAATTTGATTCCTTCAAAATCCGGACATGTTTACTTAGACGGAAAAGCTATTTCCACTATGCCAACAAGAATGGTAGCCAAGAAAATGGCCATGCTCCCACAAACACATGATGCAAACTTGAACATGACTGTTTATGAATTGCTGGAACAAGGGAGGTTTCCCCATGTAGGTGCGTTAAAGATGTTGAGGAAACAAGATCACATGGCTATAGAACATGCACTGAAATTGACGAATTTATTCCTTTTTAAGGACCGTCCAATGGATGAACTATCTGGAGGCGAGAGACAAAGGGCCTGGCTTTCCCTGGCATTAGCCCAGTCGACTGATGTGTTATTACTTGATGAACCAACAACATTTTTAGATGTGCACCATCAAATTGTCTTATTAGATTTGATTAGACAATTGAACCGAGATGAGGGAAAGACAATTATTATGGTGTTACACGACATCAATCATGCTTTAAAGTATGCTGATGATGTACTCATTATTAAAGACAAACAAATATATGATAAGGGAGATCCTAAGGTTGTACTTAATGAAAGAACACTACAAGAGGTTTATGGGATAAAAGCTAGTCTTTTTGAAGATCGAGTGAGCAAAGAATGGGTTTGTGTTCCTTATGGTATAACTGATCACTAG